The Clostridia bacterium genome includes a window with the following:
- a CDS encoding bifunctional (p)ppGpp synthetase/guanosine-3',5'-bis(diphosphate) 3'-pyrophosphohydrolase, whose product MTELETMWKQLEDKLRSTGLPYEYDRIKLAFETAAKAHGEQRRKTGELYIHHPVEVAVILADINLDNESIMAALLHDVAEDTDMTIEDIRKMFGDQVAELVDGVTKLGQISYFTYVEQQVENMRKMLIAMAKDARVIIIKLADRLHNMRTIEGLDPQKQRDKAKETMEIFAPLAHRLGIQRVKHELEDRAVHVLDPVGCREIEEALEERSQSRDKILESIRRKLEDRLSSSGIKLHIEGRRKSVYSIYRKMFMQGKSLDEIYDIFAYRIIVDTVADCYAILGIVHDEFTPITSRFKDYISTPKPNMYQSIHTTVVGSEGIPFEVQIRTWEMHYTAEYGIAAHWKYKSGEKNTKDIEERLAWVRRLLENQEDDDPEDVMQSLKLDLSLDEVFVFTPKGDVINLPAGSCVIDFAYAIHSGVGNSMVGAKVGGKIVPFDYVLQNGDIVSIITTSAEGHGPSRDWLKLIKTSEARNKIRQWFKKERREENIEQGRSMLEAELRANLVSIPEESREDFLNGIAQIYKYPNATELYNAIGYGGISVSRMIPKIKEEFTKQFRDVEIQSHTVSSQKKVSGGVIIEGLDNCLVKFAKCCNPVPGDDIIGFVTRGYGVSVHRKDCRVINDHIKSNGNERILRASWAASANERFIASIKIVAHDRYGLLADITQICAQMHLLLTYVNSRLSKDGSVVTDITLEVESSSHLEQICSRLEKISGVSEIKRV is encoded by the coding sequence ATGACTGAATTAGAAACTATGTGGAAGCAGCTGGAAGATAAACTGCGTTCCACGGGGCTCCCTTATGAATATGACAGGATCAAGCTTGCATTTGAAACTGCAGCCAAAGCTCACGGTGAACAGCGCAGAAAGACAGGCGAGCTTTATATTCACCATCCTGTCGAGGTTGCCGTAATTCTCGCGGATATAAACCTTGATAACGAAAGCATAATGGCGGCTCTGCTCCATGACGTTGCCGAAGATACCGATATGACGATCGAGGATATCCGCAAGATGTTCGGCGATCAGGTCGCCGAGCTCGTCGACGGAGTTACAAAGCTCGGACAGATCTCGTATTTCACTTATGTCGAGCAACAGGTCGAAAATATGCGCAAGATGCTTATCGCGATGGCGAAGGACGCCCGCGTAATCATCATAAAGCTCGCCGACCGGCTTCATAACATGCGTACTATCGAAGGACTCGATCCCCAAAAGCAGCGCGACAAGGCAAAGGAAACGATGGAGATTTTCGCGCCGCTCGCTCACCGTCTCGGAATACAGCGCGTGAAGCACGAGCTGGAAGACAGAGCCGTTCACGTTCTCGACCCCGTAGGATGCCGCGAAATCGAAGAAGCGCTCGAGGAGCGCAGTCAGTCCCGCGACAAAATACTTGAGTCCATACGCCGCAAGCTCGAAGACCGTCTTTCAAGCTCCGGAATAAAGCTGCACATCGAGGGCAGACGCAAAAGCGTATATTCCATCTACCGCAAAATGTTCATGCAGGGCAAATCTCTGGATGAGATATACGATATTTTCGCTTACAGAATCATCGTTGATACAGTCGCCGACTGTTATGCGATACTCGGCATCGTTCACGACGAATTCACGCCTATAACCTCACGATTCAAGGACTATATTTCCACGCCGAAGCCGAATATGTATCAGTCTATCCATACCACTGTTGTCGGCAGCGAAGGTATTCCGTTTGAGGTCCAGATACGCACTTGGGAGATGCACTATACGGCTGAATACGGAATAGCCGCGCACTGGAAGTATAAATCCGGGGAAAAGAATACGAAGGATATCGAGGAGCGTCTTGCATGGGTAAGAAGGCTGCTTGAGAATCAGGAAGACGACGATCCGGAAGACGTTATGCAATCGCTGAAGCTCGATCTTTCGCTCGACGAGGTCTTCGTTTTCACGCCGAAAGGCGACGTCATAAACCTTCCCGCAGGCTCGTGCGTTATTGACTTCGCGTACGCCATCCACAGCGGCGTCGGCAACAGTATGGTCGGCGCAAAAGTCGGCGGAAAAATCGTTCCGTTCGACTACGTACTTCAGAACGGCGATATTGTTTCGATAATAACCACGTCCGCCGAAGGACACGGGCCAAGCCGCGACTGGCTGAAGCTGATCAAGACAAGCGAAGCGAGAAACAAGATACGCCAGTGGTTCAAAAAAGAGCGCCGCGAGGAAAACATAGAGCAGGGAAGATCCATGCTTGAGGCGGAGCTTCGGGCGAATCTTGTGAGTATTCCCGAAGAGAGCAGAGAAGACTTCCTCAACGGAATAGCGCAGATATATAAGTATCCGAACGCCACGGAGCTTTATAACGCTATCGGATACGGCGGGATCAGCGTATCGCGAATGATTCCGAAAATCAAAGAGGAGTTCACCAAGCAGTTCCGCGACGTTGAGATTCAGTCTCATACGGTTTCCTCTCAGAAAAAGGTTTCCGGCGGCGTTATCATAGAAGGACTCGACAACTGCCTCGTTAAGTTCGCGAAATGCTGCAACCCAGTTCCGGGCGACGACATAATAGGATTCGTCACACGCGGATACGGCGTTTCTGTTCACAGAAAAGACTGCCGCGTCATAAACGACCACATAAAGAGCAACGGCAATGAACGGATTCTACGCGCGTCCTGGGCCGCGAGCGCGAACGAGCGCTTCATCGCCTCGATTAAAATAGTCGCGCACGACAGATACGGACTTCTTGCCGATATAACGCAAATCTGCGCTCAGATGCACCTGCTGCTGACCTATGTCAATTCGCGTCTTTCAAAGGACGGCTCGGTCGTTACCGATATAACGCTCGAGGTTGAGAGCTCTTCGCATCTCGAGCAGATTTGCTCCCGACTCGAAAAAATCAGCGGAGTAAGCGAGATAAAGAGAGTATAG